The Dehalococcoidales bacterium DNA window CGGGATAGGTGATTGTAGCTGCGACTTCAGGGTAATCTACCCCTTCCCAGAACCCCCTGGCGGCCAGATGAGCATTACCGTAAACTTCATCAACGGAATTCACCGGGGCAAGCAGTAGACCCCTGGCAACAGCCTCTTTAAAGAGCTCTTTCCGGGTCTTGGACAGAATAAACGGAACGAACTCCTGCCTTAACTCCAGCCTTTTCTGTTGCAGCAGCTCTCGGTCTTCATCGGACAGCGGGCTGGTCGTCTGGGGGTCAGGCCCATTCTGACGCGCCGTCAGACCCGCGGCGACCTGAGGATTTGCATCCCAGTCGTATGCAGCAAGTACGCTGCTAATCCAGCCCTCCTCCACCATCCATTCGATAAACCTGCGTGTCCGGTTGCCGTTACGACCCGGTGTTGCGGTGAAGAGCACCTGACCGTCCTTGCAGGCAAACATCACCGGCAAGGCATCCTGTCCCGGCGTGATACCCGCATTGCTGGTATTGGCACGCGTGGGGCTGAGCTTTCGGAAATCCCAATAAACGTGATTGGTGAAGGTCTGCCAGGCCATACACTCCTGGGCGGAGACATCCACCCACTGTCCTTGCCCGGTCAGTTCTCGATGCCACAAGGCGATCATAGCGGCGGCAGCGGCGTCATTGGCTGCGTGCAGGAACGCCTGTGGCAGACTGATCCGCAACGGTGGCCGGTCAGGTTCACCAAGCAGGTTCATATATCCGCTTGCAGCCATACAGACGATATCGGTGCATTCGTGCCTGGCGTACGGTCCGCTCTGCCCGAAGCCAGTTATCGATACCGTTATGATACCGGGATTCAGCCACGACAATTCGTCATGGCTCAACCCGAGCTCTGCCATACGGCCGGGTGGGTAGGATTCTACCACGATATCAGACACAGTCACCAGCTGCAGGAAGGCCTTTCGGTCTCGCTCGGTTGTCAAGTCCAGGGTCACGCTCTTCTTGCCGGCATTGTAGGCCCACCAATGAAGATTCCTTTCCGGATCTGGCTCGTCATGATAGAAAGGTCCGAGGCGACGGGCCGGATCGCCCCCAGTGGGCTCTATCTTGATGACGTCAACCCCGAGGTCGGCAAGCAGCCTTCCGCATAGAAAGCCTTCCTCTCCGGTCAGGTCGAGTGCCCTGTACTTACTCAGCATATCTCATATCCCTGCAGGTGTGACCGGCGTGTCTTGCATGACTGCCCATGTTGCACCCAATCGGCGTTCATGCAGCGCTGGCGATGGCTACTCTGTCCATTCGTATCCTCCTGTGAGTACCCGGAGTCGCACGCCTGTCGTCGTGCGTAATTGTACCACGCGCTGTGCCGCGGTCACAACGCGGTCAGAGGGTTGCACGTTCTCTGGTTGCTCTATGTGATACCCTTCGGGGCCACAGAAGTGGCAGGGAGCCCGATGGTGGTGGTCACATAAGGTAGTACTTTGTGCAATGCGACTACTATGCGGCCCAGCGCCCGGGAAGACTGGTGCCATACGTCTTCACGCTTAATCGGCCCGAGGTCCTCAATGCAGTGGACCCTCAGCTTCACTCCGAACCGGAGAACATATTCACCGACGTGTCCCGTGACGACGACATCAACGTGGTTATACTCACCGGTGCCGCTAGCTGTCGGCGAATATCTCGTCGACCCAGCCCTGAGCGACGGGACTGAACTGGCCGAGCAGTTCCTTGGCCCGGTCCAGGGTGAGGCAGCCGGCATGTTTGGCCGCATAGACGCTCTCTTCGGCGATATCGAGAAGGCTGATATGCATCTTGTCAGGTTCGAAGCCAAGTTCGCGGGCTACCTGGGCCCAGGTAAGGCCTTTCTCCCGTTGCACCACAGCCTTTTCCCACTTCCCAAGCGTGCCGAAGACATCTTCGATGCTCTGCAAGGAAGGCAGGAGGGTCGCGGGATCGAAGCAGATGCTCACCCGCACACCCACCTGAAGATCAGCCAGGCTCACTTCCCGGTCACCGGCCAGCGTTATTCGGGTGCTATCAGTGACGCGAATGGTGAGCCTGCGGTCGGCATCACATTCGACGGTAATCTCATTCTCCCCTATTTCAGCTACTTCGCCTTCCACTGCCGCCTGCCGGCTCTCGCCGCAACCGTCGGCACCCCAGTCTTCGCCAACCTTCTCGTTTGATGGACTGTCAGGGTCCGAAGTACCAGTTTTACTTCCTTCAGTTTCCGCAGCATCCTCAGTGCTGATCTTCAGAGTGACTTTTCTGCCGTCCTGATTCACGATAGTGATTTCCCCATCAACAGCATCGGTACTCCGGAGGATGCTCTCGAGAGCATCTGCTTCAGAGGGCAAGCTACAGGCGCTCATTGGCAGTACCGCCAGCATTAATAGCGGAGCAACGAGGCTGAACCTGACAAGTGTTCTGAGCGAAGGCAACTTCATAATCGTCCCCCTTGGACCCCCAAACCAGTAGAACATACGAGGGGGTTCCTGCAGGCACCTAGCAGAAGGATAGGACGCGGGCAGCAGAAAGAGAATCCCCCAATAGTCCTGATACCCTTACACAATTGGTAACTGGTACTGTCACCATCGGGATTTCAAGAGCTCGGAACTCGTTGCGCAGGGCATGGCCGGTTTGATTTACCTGGCTGGTTTCCCTGAGAACCATCCGAACAAAATACAAAGTTCTCAGGCCGATAACTCAGCGTCGGTGCAAGCCGCGATTGGCACAGTGATTGCGCTGAAGGTGAAAAGGGCAGAGATCTCGTTTGCCAGGGAGTCCGCCGGCGGCGATTCGACGGCAAGGTATATAGTAGGGGTCAGAAGAGTCTGGCCATCCATACCGAATAACGCGGCAGACGGTGACGAGTTCCAGGTATCGTCCCCGTTGGTGGAGCCAGGGTATCAATAGGTAGAACCTTTGAAGTGGCTTTTAGCCTCGTGCCACAGTCGTAGCGTCACCTGGCTCCAGGTGATGCCATCGTCATGCCGGCCTTCCACTTCATAGCCGCCTCGGCGCCTTGAGCTGTCAAGAAGTCACTGTACAATCCAGTCTCTTGTGACTTCGCCTGCATAAAATAAGCTACTGTTACTTTGCTCTACGCCTTGACGCGTATGCCTGAGATGAAAACTTGAGATGGAGAGAAAAGAGACCACTAGTAATTGAACGCACTTGATTATAATGGTACCATGGCAACAGTTAGTTATAACTCAGGTACGCTGGATGATCAGGCAACTTTCTCACAAAGACACGGATGCTACCTACGAGATCATAAACCAGGCAGCCCATGCTTACCGCGGCGTTATTCCAAATGACTGTTATCACGAGCCGTATATGCCGAGCCAGGAACTCCGTCATGAGATGGAGAGCATGATTTTCTTTGGTTGGGAAGAAGAAGGTCAGTTGGTAGGGGTTATGGGTTTCCAGCCGGTTCAGGATGTAACACTCATCAGACATGCTTATGTATTACCTGGTTACCAACGGAAAGGTATCGGCGCAAGGCTTCTTACTCATCTAAAGGAGATAACAAAGACCAACTGCTTGCTGGTAGGCACTTGGTCAGACTCCAACTGGGCAATTGGTTTCTACCAGAAGCACGGGTTCAAACTCATGCCTGATAAAGACGAGCTTCTAACCAGATATTGGAACATCCCCCAGCGTCAGGTCCAGACTTCGGTAGTTCTAGGCATGGAACTCTAACAATATGGACAATTGTGACCCACCCTGTTGTGACTATAGACCAGTCAGTTCGTACCTCGACTAGTCAAACAACCTTCGCTTCCTAAATGGTGACATCAGGAAGCGAAAGAATACCTTCCTCCTGGTCAGCCAACTTATGGTCACTCCGTTCTTCGTGTTGGTTAGCACTCTCCCTGCCAGCCACGGTGTTACTGTTTCGACGCGCTCCGCCAGGATATTCAGGATTGGCTTGAAACGTTCCCATTCGTCCGGACGGCCTTCGTACTCCTTCGTGATGAGTTCGGTCAGAACCATGCCTGGCCGCAGCCCGCCAACTACGACAGCAGTACCCTTTGTCTCCCTCGCCAGGGATCGCGTCAGGTACGCCAGACCAGCCTTTGAAGTGCCATACGGTGCAAGGCCACGCATCGTCCGACCGTCACTTCCAAGCCCCTCCATGTTGTAGAGGCCACCAAATCCCTGCTCCATCATGCCCTGAAGGGCCACGAGAGACCCGTACATAGCGCCAAGGACGTTAGTGTTGACGACATCCGCCACCCGCTTGGGCGATTGGTGCCAGAAATCTGCCTGAGGATTCGACACACCGGCGTTGTTGACCCAGATGTCTACCCTGCTGAACCGTTCTTTCGAGTTGTCCCACAGTATCTGTACCTGATCGAAGTCTGTGATGTCACAGGAATGGCCGAAGAGCCGGTCTGATTCGTGCTTCATCGCGAGGGTCGCGACTGCGTTCTCAACTCCCTCCGCGGATCGACCACTTATGGTAACGGCACAACCAAGAGTGAGGAATGAATCAGCGAGACCGTATCCGATACCTCGGGTACTACCTGTTATGACTACCGCCTTCATTTGTGCCTGCCTTTCCACACCGTCTCAGTGGATTCTAACCGTAGTGATAACCGAAGTCAATCCTCTACTATTAGCTGGACACGTTTACAATGAGGAAACGGGTATCCAATATAACCGTACCTATCCAGAAGTGAGCAAGGAATACCAACACATGCCGCGCGTACTGAACGGATCAGGTTCCCGGAGCGCCTGCCAGCATGACCCGTGCGTCAATAACCACGCACCCATTTTCCCGCTCCAGCACCTTCACCGGGTTGAGATCGAGCTCATGTATCTGAGGGAGGTCTTCCACCATGGCGGAGATACTCAGCAGCAGTTCCTCGACGGCCGCCGTGTCCGCTGGCTTCGATCCTCTCCAGCCTTCGAGCAGCCGATAGGCCTTTACCGAGCGCACCATTTCCGAAGCGTCGATGTCGGTGAGCGGGTGAATGCGAAAGGTGACGTCCTTCAGCAGCTCGCTGTAGATACCGCCCATGCCGAACATGACCAGAGGGCCAAACGAGGGGTCCTGAGTGACGCCTACAATTGCCTCTACTCCCTCGGGTATCATCCTCTGGACTATCACCCCATCCATCTCCGCTTCCCGGCCGGCATTGGCGAGGCGTTCCCTGATATGCCGGAAAGCCTCTTCCACCTCTTTAGTTGAGTGAAGGCCAAGGACTACGCCACCCACATCCGTCTTGTGGGTGATTGTGCTGGAGAGGAGTTTAACAGCAACGGGGAAACCGACCTCTGCCGCTGCCCTGGCTGCCTCCTCCGCACTCGTGGCAGACACCATAGGTGCGGTACGTATCCCGTAACAGGCGAGAAGCTCGTTGATTGAAGCTGCATCGAGCCACAGGGGCCGCTCCGAGTTTCGCTCCAGAGTTGACTTGACTATCTCCTCAGCCCTCTCCTTGTTGACATCTGACAGCGCAGGGACTACCCCCTTCGGTTTCCTTGTCCACTCACCGTACTGGTACGCTCTGGCCAGGGCTGCTGCTGCCGCCTCCGGGAACGAGAAGCGGGGGACCCTGGCCTCTTCGATTGCGCTGCTCCCAGCACTGCCACCGCGCTGACCGACGAAGGATGCTACCAGGACCTTGCCCCGGCGGCGAAACTCCGGCGCGGTGTCCCGGATTGCTCCGGCGACATCTTCGGACATGCCAGGCATGGGCGGAATGAATATCGCGATCGTGATGTCGATGGCATCATCCTGCGCCAGGATTCTGAGCATCCTGGCATAGTCCGCAGCAGTGGCTTCGGCCGTCATATCGATAGGGTTGCCCAGACTTGCCCGGGGTGTCAGGAAGTTTCCCATTCCTGCGATGGTGGCGTCGGACGGGGATGGCAGTTCGAGACCGTGTGCGGCACACGCATCGGCCGTCAGAATCCCGAGGCCGCCGCCATTGGTGACGATCGCCACGCTTCTGCCCTGTGGCACCGGCTGGTGGGACAGGAGAGTGGCCGTGTCCAAGAACTCCTCCAGCGTATCGACGCGGATCAGGCCCGTCTGAGCGAACAACGCGTCGTAGGCGACCTCAGAAGTAGCCAGTGCACCGGTGTGGGACGCGGCCGCCCTGGATCCGGCCGGAGTGCGCCCACCTTTCACGACCACTATCGGCTTCGTGAGAGCCGCGTTTCGGGCAATGCGCGCAAATTTCCGCGGGTTACCAAAAGACTCCACATAGAGCAGGATAACCTCGGTAGCCGGGTCTTCTGCCCAGTACTGGAGCAAGTCGTTATTGGACACATCGGCTCTGTTGCCCAAGCTGACAAAGGTTGACACGCCGATATCCAGGGCATCCGCGTATTCCAGAACGGCCAGCCCAAGGGCGCCACTTTGCGCGCCGAAGGCAATATTGCCGGTGCGTGGAGAAACGCGGGTAAAAGTGGCGTTCATCCGGACCGTGGGGTCAGTGTTGATGATACCCATACAGTTGGGCCCCACCAGCCGCATACCATGGC harbors:
- a CDS encoding GNAT family N-acetyltransferase; the protein is MIRQLSHKDTDATYEIINQAAHAYRGVIPNDCYHEPYMPSQELRHEMESMIFFGWEEEGQLVGVMGFQPVQDVTLIRHAYVLPGYQRKGIGARLLTHLKEITKTNCLLVGTWSDSNWAIGFYQKHGFKLMPDKDELLTRYWNIPQRQVQTSVVLGMEL
- a CDS encoding SDR family oxidoreductase encodes the protein MKAVVITGSTRGIGYGLADSFLTLGCAVTISGRSAEGVENAVATLAMKHESDRLFGHSCDITDFDQVQILWDNSKERFSRVDIWVNNAGVSNPQADFWHQSPKRVADVVNTNVLGAMYGSLVALQGMMEQGFGGLYNMEGLGSDGRTMRGLAPYGTSKAGLAYLTRSLARETKGTAVVVGGLRPGMVLTELITKEYEGRPDEWERFKPILNILAERVETVTPWLAGRVLTNTKNGVTISWLTRRKVFFRFLMSPFRKRRLFD
- a CDS encoding GNAT family N-acetyltransferase, whose translation is MADNRGGDLEQYRTVVTLRDGSALLLRPIRPEDEDRLLALFYRLSGHTVYLRFHHVLTHMSREEVAHFCAVDYNNSMALVGTVGEGSEEEIIAVGRYARLPRGDAAEVAFVVEDARQGKGIGTHLLEQLAEIARKKGIGFFEAEILAGNQEMVKVLTDSGFRLDKKLEQGIYRMVLDLTPIPSTEVQAAERERVATIASLRAFLRPRSIAVVGASTRRGSVGNSLFHNILRGEFNGVVYPVNPGAEVVASVKAYPSVLEIPGTVDLAVVAVPAGKVQEVVAQCGRKGVRGVVVISAGFGETGSDGAERQERLLHTARSHGMRLVGPNCMGIINTDPTVRMNATFTRVSPRTGNIAFGAQSGALGLAVLEYADALDIGVSTFVSLGNRADVSNNDLLQYWAEDPATEVILLYVESFGNPRKFARIARNAALTKPIVVVKGGRTPAGSRAAASHTGALATSEVAYDALFAQTGLIRVDTLEEFLDTATLLSHQPVPQGRSVAIVTNGGGLGILTADACAAHGLELPSPSDATIAGMGNFLTPRASLGNPIDMTAEATAADYARMLRILAQDDAIDITIAIFIPPMPGMSEDVAGAIRDTAPEFRRRGKVLVASFVGQRGGSAGSSAIEEARVPRFSFPEAAAAALARAYQYGEWTRKPKGVVPALSDVNKERAEEIVKSTLERNSERPLWLDAASINELLACYGIRTAPMVSATSAEEAARAAAEVGFPVAVKLLSSTITHKTDVGGVVLGLHSTKEVEEAFRHIRERLANAGREAEMDGVIVQRMIPEGVEAIVGVTQDPSFGPLVMFGMGGIYSELLKDVTFRIHPLTDIDASEMVRSVKAYRLLEGWRGSKPADTAAVEELLLSISAMVEDLPQIHELDLNPVKVLERENGCVVIDARVMLAGAPGT